In Prunus dulcis chromosome 1, ALMONDv2, whole genome shotgun sequence, the following are encoded in one genomic region:
- the LOC117616035 gene encoding cysteine-rich and transmembrane domain-containing protein WIH2-like: MSYYNSNPQPAPVIAAPPQGYGGYPPPGYTAQGYPQPPPPPQVIYQPPPSPPPPPPTETQSKSKSNNGCLQGCLAGLCCCCCLEICF, encoded by the exons ATGAGTTACTATAATTCCAATCCTCAACCAGCCCCAGTCATTGCTGCCCCTCCTCAAG GTTATGGTGGTTATCCTCCACCTGGATATACAGCACAAGGCTATCCTCAGCCTCCTCCGCCGCCTCAAGTAATTTATCAACCTcctccatcaccaccaccaccaccaccaacagaAACACAATCTAAATCTAAATCCAATAATGGTTGCTTGCAAGGATG TTTGGCTGGtctttgttgttgctgctgtttGGAGATTTGCTTCTGA